TCACTGGTCTCGTCGGTCTCGGCGACCGCACGGAACTCGTACTCGGTATCGACGTCGAGGTCGGTCACCTCGGCGTCGAACGTTCCGGTCCCGGAGACGGTGCCGGCGTCGACCGAGTTCGAGAGGGCGCCGCCGGCCTCGCCGTACTCGAAGCCGACGTTCGCCTCATCTGCACCTTCGAGTGTGTTGACTTCGCCGTTCAGGGTGGCCGACGTCTCGCCCACGTCGCTCGCCTCGCCGGTCTCGACCGAGACGCTCTCCTCATCGTCATCGTCGCTCTCGGCGTCGACCGCGTCGGCGACGTTCAAGCGGCCGGCACCCTGCTCCTCGTCGTCGAGGCCGATGTCGTCCGCTGCTTCCTTCAGTTCCGCGCGAACCTCCTCCCGGTCGGTCGTCCCGGCCGAGATGAGCGTCGCGGCCGCCCCCGAGACGTGTGGGCAGGCCATCGACGTACCGGAGAACTCGGCGTAGTCGTCGCGGGGGACCGTCGAGAGTGTGTCGACGCCGGGTGCGGCGATATCGACCTCCGGACCGGTCGAGGAGAAACTCGCGAGTTCGTCGTCCTCGTCGGTCGCGGACACGGCGATGACCTGGTCGTAGGCTGCCGGGAAGCCCACGCAGTCGGTACAGGGGCCGGAGTTCCCGGCAGCGGCGACCATCACGACACCCTCTTCGGCAGCGTAGTTCACCGCGTCCTCCACGACCTCGGAACCGGAGTCCGCGCCGAGGCTCATGCTCTGGACGTCGTGGCCCTGATCGGCGGACCACTCGATCCCCGCGGCGATGTCGGAGAAGCTCCCGCCGCCGTCGCAGGCGAGCACTTTCACCGCGTGCAGCGTCGCGTCCGGCGCGACGCCGAGGACGCCCACCCCGTTGTCGGCGGCGGCGGCCGTCCCGGCGCAGTGGGTGCCGTGGTCGTTGTCGTCGTCCCACTCCTCGAGACACTCGTCGATGTCGTTGCCGCCGCCGAACGGACCGCCGCCGCAGCCGGTCGTACACGCGGCGTCGTCGGCCGCCCAGCCCTCCTCGAGGTTCTCCGCGAGCGACTCGTGTTCGGCGTCGATGCCGGTGTCGAGGATCGCGATCGAGACGCCCTCGCCGGTGTTTCCGTCCGCGATGGCGATGTCCGCCTCGGTGATCTCCATCCCGTAGGGCGTCTCCTGATCGAGCGCGTACATCTCGCCGTTCTCCTCCACGTAGCGGACGTTCGGGTTGTTCGCGAGGCCGTCGGCTGCCTCCGCGGGAAGTCGGATCGTCAGCGCGTCGAACACGAACTCGCGTTTCACGTCGTCGGCGGCCTCGAGTGCCGCCGCCCGGCCCGCGGGTCCGGAGAACCCGACGTTTACCTCGACGAGGTCGTTCGCGCTTCCGGTCCCGGCCAGCCCCGCCGTCGCCGCCGCGCCGCCGACGACCTGCAGGATCCTGCGTCTCGATACGTTGCCAGATGTTGGCATACACCAGAACGCACCCGTCGAGGAATTTATTTCTTTCGTGTTTTGATCAGAGAGTAGAGAGTGCTACCGCCGATCGAAGCGCCTTCCAGCCGTCTGACGGAAGAACTATGTCGGTGCCGCCGGACGGGTGGCTCATGGGATTTATGGATAAGCTGCTGGGCGAGCAGGGCGGGCGCGGGCGCGCCCAGCCCGCCGACGAGTACGTGGAAGTCGGGGTCGACGACATCGATCCGGCAGCGAGCGAGGAGGCGATGCGGGTTCACATCGCCGACATCAACGACCAGCAGGACCTGATCGAGATCAAAGACGCCGTCTACGACGGCGACATGGTGATCGCGGACATCGTCCGACTGCGGACCTCGGATCGCGCGACCGAACACATCATCGACGAACTCAGACAGGTCGCGAACGAGGTCGACGGCGACATCGTCCAGAAGGGCGACGACCAGATCATAATCGCGCCGACGGGCGTGCGGAT
This region of Halalkalicoccus sp. CGA53 genomic DNA includes:
- a CDS encoding S8 family serine peptidase, whose translation is MPTSGNVSRRRILQVVGGAAATAGLAGTGSANDLVEVNVGFSGPAGRAAALEAADDVKREFVFDALTIRLPAEAADGLANNPNVRYVEENGEMYALDQETPYGMEITEADIAIADGNTGEGVSIAILDTGIDAEHESLAENLEEGWAADDAACTTGCGGGPFGGGNDIDECLEEWDDDNDHGTHCAGTAAAADNGVGVLGVAPDATLHAVKVLACDGGGSFSDIAAGIEWSADQGHDVQSMSLGADSGSEVVEDAVNYAAEEGVVMVAAAGNSGPCTDCVGFPAAYDQVIAVSATDEDDELASFSSTGPEVDIAAPGVDTLSTVPRDDYAEFSGTSMACPHVSGAAATLISAGTTDREEVRAELKEAADDIGLDDEEQGAGRLNVADAVDAESDDDDEESVSVETGEASDVGETSATLNGEVNTLEGADEANVGFEYGEAGGALSNSVDAGTVSGTGTFDAEVTDLDVDTEYEFRAVAETDETSDEGDGVAFTTEGEDDDDGDAESDPEIDTFDVSPRSSGPWSRAVVDWAVSDDGALEEVTSELLDGGELLDSETSSVSGESASGEHELRTRDTPDSVRLTVTDEAGNEESETQDY
- a CDS encoding cell division protein SepF, whose amino-acid sequence is MGFMDKLLGEQGGRGRAQPADEYVEVGVDDIDPAASEEAMRVHIADINDQQDLIEIKDAVYDGDMVIADIVRLRTSDRATEHIIDELRQVANEVDGDIVQKGDDQIIIAPTGVRIGREKLGRR